A genomic segment from Polyangium mundeleinium encodes:
- a CDS encoding adenylate/guanylate cyclase domain-containing protein — protein MTEALATTPEKTAGERAWGELGRLLHRRLILIYLTASLAATGTGALFFLFGLDFSAYQKQLVLGLLAPLASLPQMIADILVIGRHVAPIRAFFAALPGPSATSLAAPALARALNLPLYTAARVLFLHAPVLAMGLTVACLLANARLGLGLAPWQFALVYATVVVFASGHAIYEYLAVKSAVKPVLPHIRAHVDEAVRDAVPKVLPLKMRSQLLFVFAFVACVPLAALGYTVLLKLDRLLAKAQMFDFGWIEDPLEVWVLLLVIGGSSLALFLATMLSRDIASSAGDLVEAMRRVERGEVSAELVVASTDEFAEAYRGFNRMTHGLVERERLRDAFGRYVAPELAEQVMKHGVSMGGSLVRATVIFADIRGFTSLSEAMSPVEVVSLLNRYFAAVSPPIRAEGGFINKFGGDSLLAVFGAPVPASDHAERAARAALGVRAALARFNEREVAEGRAAVRIGIGLHTGEMVAGSVGSPDRMEYTVIGDVVNVAARIEGLTKELGTDILLSEAAHERVKDIVTARPMPPVTVRGKAEPIVVYAVVDPA, from the coding sequence ATGACGGAGGCGCTGGCGACGACGCCCGAGAAGACGGCCGGAGAGCGCGCCTGGGGCGAGCTCGGGCGGCTCTTGCATCGGCGGCTGATCCTGATCTACCTCACCGCCTCCCTGGCCGCGACGGGCACCGGGGCGCTTTTTTTCCTGTTCGGCCTCGACTTCAGCGCCTACCAGAAGCAGCTCGTCCTCGGTCTGCTCGCGCCGCTGGCCTCGCTGCCGCAGATGATCGCCGACATCCTGGTGATCGGGCGGCACGTCGCGCCGATCCGCGCGTTCTTCGCGGCGCTGCCGGGGCCTTCGGCGACGTCGCTCGCGGCGCCGGCGCTCGCGCGCGCCCTGAACCTGCCGCTCTACACGGCCGCGCGTGTGCTCTTCCTGCACGCGCCGGTCCTCGCCATGGGTCTGACGGTGGCCTGCTTGCTCGCGAACGCGCGGCTCGGGCTCGGCCTCGCGCCGTGGCAGTTCGCCCTCGTCTACGCGACGGTCGTGGTCTTCGCCTCGGGCCACGCGATCTACGAGTACCTCGCGGTGAAGTCGGCCGTGAAGCCCGTGCTCCCGCACATCCGCGCGCACGTGGACGAGGCGGTGCGCGACGCGGTGCCCAAGGTGCTGCCGCTCAAGATGCGCTCGCAGCTCCTCTTCGTGTTCGCGTTCGTCGCGTGCGTGCCGCTCGCGGCGCTCGGGTACACGGTGCTGCTCAAGCTCGATCGCCTGCTCGCGAAGGCGCAGATGTTCGACTTCGGGTGGATCGAGGATCCGCTCGAAGTGTGGGTGCTCCTGCTCGTGATCGGCGGATCGAGCTTGGCGCTCTTCCTCGCGACGATGCTCTCGCGCGACATCGCGTCGTCGGCCGGGGATCTCGTCGAGGCGATGCGGCGCGTCGAGCGAGGCGAGGTGTCGGCGGAGCTCGTGGTGGCCTCGACGGACGAGTTCGCCGAGGCGTACCGGGGCTTCAACCGGATGACGCACGGGCTCGTGGAGCGCGAGCGGCTGCGCGACGCGTTCGGCCGGTACGTGGCGCCCGAGCTCGCCGAGCAGGTGATGAAGCACGGCGTGTCCATGGGCGGGAGCCTCGTGCGCGCGACCGTGATCTTCGCCGACATCCGCGGCTTCACGTCGCTCTCGGAGGCGATGTCACCCGTGGAGGTCGTGAGCCTGCTCAACCGGTACTTCGCCGCGGTGAGCCCGCCGATCCGCGCCGAGGGGGGGTTCATCAACAAGTTCGGCGGTGACAGCCTGCTGGCGGTGTTCGGCGCGCCCGTGCCGGCGTCCGATCACGCCGAACGCGCGGCCCGCGCGGCGCTCGGGGTGCGCGCGGCGCTCGCCCGGTTCAACGAGCGCGAGGTGGCCGAGGGACGCGCGGCGGTGCGCATCGGGATCGGGTTGCACACGGGCGAGATGGTGGCCGGGAGCGTGGGGAGCCCCGATCGGATGGAGTACACGGTGATCGGCGACGTCGTGAACGTGGCGGCGCGGATCGAGGGGCTCACCAAGGAGCTCGGGACGGACATCCTCCTCAGCGAGGCAGCCCACGAGCGGGTGAAGGACATCGTGACGGCGCGGCCGATGCCGCCCGTGACGGTGCGCGGCAAGGCCGAGCCGATCGTGGTGTACGCGGTCGTCGATCCGGCCTGA
- a CDS encoding YgiQ family radical SAM protein: MEARGWDELDVLLVNGDAYVDHPAFGAALIGRFLEARGFRVGVISQPDWRTTDDLLRMGQPRLFVGITAGNMDSMLNKLTAQKKVRSEDQYSPGGRTGLRPNRATIVYGNLCRRAFPGVPLVLGGIEASLRRIAHYDYWSDQVRRSVLLDAKADLLIFGMGERPVWEVAERLRRGETIRDLRDVRGTALVLRKGEWEDIEPSRFVSDGKTVILPSYEEVVRDKEAFAEMSRRFQYETNPGNGRPLVQPHGEEAVYFNPPAIPLETKDMDELYDLPFARAAHFTYSEPIPAFETVKHSIVTMRGCFGGCTFCSITEHEGRVIQSRSAESILKEIRALRRMGDFRGSISDLGGPTANMYMMKCKDPAIESKCRRLSCVHPGVCENLETDHEPLLDLMRAVRESEGVKKVFIASGIRYDLAERSPEFIEELAKWHVGGQLSVAPEHSKKDVLDKMKKPGIESYERFAEQFQCASEDAGKNQFLVPYFISGHPGSALKDMVDLALWLKKKGMRPRQVQDFIPTPMSMATCMYYTGLDPFTKAPVYTAKEMHEKRLQKALLLYWDAAHHDEAREALIKAGRADLIGSKPHCLVPPASGKGSMPIAMKRARAERGKCNNKGRKPHEVRR; the protein is encoded by the coding sequence ATGGAGGCGCGTGGTTGGGACGAGCTCGACGTGCTCCTCGTGAACGGCGACGCGTACGTCGATCACCCCGCGTTCGGCGCCGCCCTGATCGGCCGCTTCCTCGAAGCGCGCGGCTTCCGCGTCGGGGTCATCTCGCAGCCGGACTGGCGCACGACGGACGACCTCCTGCGCATGGGGCAGCCGCGGCTCTTCGTGGGCATCACGGCCGGCAACATGGACAGCATGTTGAACAAGCTCACGGCGCAGAAGAAGGTCCGGAGCGAGGACCAGTACTCGCCGGGCGGGCGCACGGGGCTCCGGCCGAACCGCGCGACGATCGTGTACGGCAACCTCTGCCGCCGCGCCTTCCCGGGCGTGCCGCTCGTGCTCGGCGGGATCGAGGCGTCGCTGCGGCGGATCGCCCACTACGACTACTGGTCGGACCAGGTGCGCCGGAGCGTGCTGCTCGACGCCAAGGCGGATCTGCTCATTTTCGGGATGGGCGAGCGGCCGGTCTGGGAGGTCGCCGAGCGGCTGCGGCGGGGCGAGACGATCCGTGACCTCCGCGACGTGCGGGGCACGGCCCTCGTGCTGCGCAAGGGCGAATGGGAGGACATCGAACCGAGCCGGTTCGTCAGCGACGGCAAGACCGTGATCCTGCCGAGCTACGAGGAGGTCGTCCGGGACAAGGAGGCGTTCGCCGAGATGAGCCGGCGCTTCCAGTACGAGACGAACCCGGGCAACGGGCGGCCGCTCGTGCAGCCGCACGGCGAGGAGGCGGTGTATTTCAATCCGCCCGCCATCCCGCTCGAGACGAAGGACATGGACGAGCTCTACGACCTGCCCTTCGCGCGCGCGGCCCATTTCACGTATTCGGAGCCGATCCCGGCGTTCGAGACGGTGAAGCATTCGATCGTGACGATGCGCGGCTGCTTCGGGGGCTGCACGTTCTGCTCGATCACGGAGCACGAGGGTCGGGTGATCCAGTCGCGCTCGGCCGAGAGCATCCTGAAGGAGATCCGCGCGCTTCGCCGGATGGGTGATTTCCGCGGATCCATCTCGGACCTCGGCGGCCCCACGGCCAACATGTACATGATGAAATGCAAGGACCCCGCGATCGAGAGCAAATGCCGCAGGCTCTCGTGCGTGCACCCCGGGGTCTGCGAGAACCTGGAGACGGATCACGAGCCGCTGCTCGATCTGATGCGGGCCGTGCGCGAGAGCGAGGGCGTGAAGAAGGTCTTCATCGCGTCGGGCATCCGGTACGACCTCGCCGAGCGCTCGCCCGAATTCATCGAGGAGCTCGCGAAATGGCACGTGGGCGGTCAGCTCTCGGTCGCGCCCGAGCACTCGAAGAAGGACGTGCTCGACAAGATGAAGAAGCCGGGCATCGAGAGCTACGAGCGCTTCGCCGAGCAATTCCAGTGCGCGAGCGAGGACGCGGGGAAGAACCAGTTCCTCGTGCCGTACTTCATCTCGGGCCACCCGGGATCGGCGCTGAAGGACATGGTGGACCTCGCGCTCTGGCTCAAGAAAAAGGGAATGCGGCCGAGGCAGGTGCAGGATTTCATTCCGACGCCGATGTCGATGGCGACGTGCATGTATTACACGGGCCTCGATCCCTTCACGAAGGCGCCGGTGTACACGGCCAAGGAGATGCACGAAAAGCGGCTCCAGAAGGCGCTCTTGCTCTACTGGGATGCGGCCCACCACGACGAGGCGCGCGAGGCCTTGATCAAGGCCGGGCGCGCGGATCTCATCGGGTCGAAGCCGCATTGCCTGGTGCCGCCCGCGTCGGGGAAGGGCTCGATGCCCATCGCGATGAAGCGCGCCCGCGCCGAGCGTGGCAAGTGCAACAACAAGGGGCGGAAGCCGCACGAGGTGCGTCGCTAG